A region of the Gopherus flavomarginatus isolate rGopFla2 chromosome 3, rGopFla2.mat.asm, whole genome shotgun sequence genome:
AGTTTATGTATTGTTAATTGCTAATATATTGCCCACTGTTGGTATTAGGTATGTAATATTCTTGAATGAGCAGAGAATTAAAACGAAGGCCACACATCCAGATTTGCCTTTTACTGAAATAACCAAGATGCTGGCTGCTCAATGGTCTCAACTTTCTCAAGCAGAAAAGCAAGTAAGCCTTTTCATTATCATCTTATAGGATTAAAAGAGGCTGCCAACTAGAAAAGGTATATTATAGCAAGTATTGTATTTCTTTTGCAGAAATATATTAAAGAAGCAGAAAAGGATAAGCAAAGATATATGAAAGAATTGAAAGCCTATCAAGACTCTGAAGCCTATCAAGCTTTCTTAGAGAGAAGAGCAGTTCACAAAGTGAAGACCCTGTGTGGTAAGTTTAAAGAACAACCatgtaaattattttaaagaaatgaaGGAATATTCCATTCATACCCTAACTAAAATTTCTAGGAAGAGAGTTCTGGAAGACCCCAGTTTTGAAAACATCTCTCTGTTGTTAGAGTTTTTTAATTCTGTCAAACTATTAATTATAGTATCATAATTATTAAGCCTTAAAATTGAAGGAAAGCAGAGCTATTTTGTGGATGTGTTGAAGGTCTCAGTTGAAGAAATATTTGGCAGTGATTGTTTACACAAGTATATGTGATATTGTAGATTAATAAAAAGGTGCTTTAGTGTCTACATTTTATCTGATTTGCCTTTTAATTATTCTTATTAGGCTAACTGTCTGCCTCCTTGCTTGCTCTTTAAGGCTGAATGTACTTTTAGAAACTGACACTCCATGGAATAAAGtgaagaaaggaaataaatattGAATTGCTAAAACAGTGCACCTCTTCGTACAAGAGAGGGGAAAGGGGCTGAATTGTTAGTGATTGTCTTTCTTTACACCCTAAATTTGCCCAGCTTATGCCTATTCTTTTTCAATTATGCATTGCAGTGCTTACAGCAGATCCTGTAATTCAAGTTTACAACTCCTTGACCCTGTATTCTGTAATTCAGATTAGAATTGTGGGTATTATATCAATAAATACCCATTGCTAAATAGAATTACCGTACTTTTAAGTTTCTGTTGCCCGTGCAAAGAGCTCTTGAAAAAGACTGGCACTTCATTTTCATTATTGCTTGCATTGCATTATACAGTAATTTTGGTAGTTATCTTTGCAGTTAACACAGCAAGCTTCTTTCCGCTGGGAGCGATTCAGTACACTATTTCGGCAGTGATGTGAcctgagcaatttaaaaaaaaaatctttgttaaaGGAATGTCATGCTGTGTTTAAGATTTTGCTAGGGAGTTGTGAGAGAGAATCTTGGACACTTCCTTTCAAACCCTCTGGAGGAAGAAAATGATAGAGAGGGCACATAGCTATTTATGAAGATTCAGAGaggtgtcattaaaaaaaaatacacttttgTGTAGATCTTATGCTAGTTTGGTGCTTTTTCATTTTAATGTGCTTAAAAATCTAACCCTTAAAAATGGTCCCCTTAAGATTCCCACTAATATATTGTGGCAAAACCTGGGGACCACTAGACCAGTTATTAGCTGAAAGTCCCCTCCCCCAAGTTGCTTAACTTGTTCTCTGTATTACAGTTAAAATAGTAGAGCTTGGTTTTTCCATCAGGAACAATATCTATAGGAAGTAGATCTGAGAATGAAGCTCTTGCTTTGTCAACAGTAGATGTAAGTACATTGAAACTGTATTTGAGGTGAGGGTGGGAGGGACAAAGTTGATAAGTTTTAACTAGTTAATGCCAGCTAGTTTATTTTAATAATGACATACAGTGTTGTACTCGCACAAAAACTATTGTAAAAGAATGTTAACGTcacaaagtcaagtactcaaaatTTAGGAAAGGCCAGAATTAAGATTATCTTTGCAACCTTATTTTTACCTCCTTATGATTAGGGCTTCTGAATTTTGATTTTAACTCTGccaatataaaaaacaaaatgaaattggtGTTTATCCAATGAACAGCAGAAATGGCTATTTTtgtctacagtagaacctcagagttataaacacaagagttacaaactgactactcaaccacacacctcactgggaaccagaagtacacaatcaggcagcagagaccaaaaaaaaagaaagcaaatacaatactgtgttaaacataaactactaaaaaaataaagggaaagcagcatttttcttctgcatagtagtttcaaagctgtattaagtcaatgtttagttgtaaatttttgaaagaaccaccataatgttttgttcagagttatgaacaacctccattcccaaggtgtttgtatctctgaggttctactgtaatgacTTGTCTATGTGGACCAGTAATTGTTTATTACAGGGATGcaatttctaaagtgcactaatgtgttgtgcattaattTTCCTGTGTAGACCCTGTTGGTGCACActgaaggtacatctacactgcacacttgTTTTGGTAGTGTGTAGAGTACATCCACTACATGCTCCCCTGGCACAGATATAAATAACTGTATAGATAGTGAGGCCCTACATAAGCAAGGGAAGGCATGCCTGAACCCTGTGGCTATGTTCCCTATATGACACTCTCTTATTGCCTCTGTCGTCATCACTGCTATTTTAGCAATGTgtcccccactgctggagcctttccctaccagagcctttcactgatgtGTTGCCACAGTGTGAACACAGCCTGCGTTTCAGTACAGCAGTTAGCAACACATTCACAACACGCTGCCACAAGTGATGTGcagtctagacgtagcctaaaTGTTCCTTAGTGCActttaatgtagtgctgtttgaaatagTGCTACGTTAAAGGGCATTATGGAACATTTACAAAGGGATTACTCATACTAGTATCTTCTACTGTAGTAAGTAACGTATATAATTTACATTATTCAATACAGTATATACAAAGAGAGCCCCGAAAAACCGCAGTTTTTAGACATCTGCATAAAATtgctaaaaatgaaaaataaaattattaaaccCTGAAAAACAGAAGCCCTAATTATGATAAATCTTTAACTAAATTATCTTATATTAATTTTTCCATTAGGATtcttcctcattcagtgcacaggatggacgaTGCTCAGTGCGTGAATCAGGGTTGCATATAATTCCttgtctgatttaaaaaaaagcaaagccAAATTATTTTACTTGGAATTGTGGCAACTTGAAATCTGCATTCACTTGAACATAAAGCTGTGACAAAAGATTATGGAAAGTAATTGCTCTATTGAATATACTcaattatttttcaaatgtaCTGCTAATAATGGCTTATAAGTCACTTTACAGAAATGGGTAAGTAGTTTTACTCTACATATTTTCCAATAAAGAAACAGGGCCAGAGGATGTTTAAGTGTGTGACCTGAGGCAGGCTATCAAGTTAGCtgaagagctgggagtagaaaccATTTCTCCTTACTCATAGTGCCAATCTCTCTCCACAGGATCAAATTGACTCTTTACATGGACTATCTTATTCAGTTGTTTAACTGTGCATGTTATTCTGTCCCACTTAAAGGAACCTCTCTTGGCTGCATTTCTCTATTGTGGCAGCCCAATTTTTCTTATTTCATTCACTGTACGTGCCTCAGCACTAATACTGCACCATACATCTGGATAACTGTAAGCATCTTTTTCCCGTGGTGGCACTTTACACCTGGTTTATGTGTTTTATAGTGACCCACCTTCTGTTTTAGTGACTTCTAACCCTCATGACAGCACATTTATTTATCAGCTTAGGGCCTTGACCAGTAAACAAGAAAACAATAATAGTGCTCTCCTTTGACATTATTGCACATTTCAGCAATtccttaaaggaaaaaataaaaccacttagGCCTAAATCCTCTGCAGAGCCCAAATAACTTATCTCAGTACTGATGATCTCCAATGAGAAAAAGTGGATGGAATCCTGCACCCCAGACAACAGAGCTGCTTTGGGGGTGGAAGCTCATTGGAGGAGGACTAAAAGACTTGAATAGCAGTGGATTCTCCAGCCTCCACTTTCACCCACTGCAGCCTCGAATATCCCCAGAGTGACAGGGCAAAGGAGCTCCCTTGGTGAAGTCCAGTTAAACCAGTATCATTGTCCCCATGGAGAGCTTTATCTGTGTCCATGGAGTCAGGATTTGCTGCAAAACCAAGCAAAAACCTACATAATTCTCATTGTCTTGTGAAATCTCTGTGTTACCCATGCCTCGATGAGATTTGGTTTGTATTAGGAGCAAAGGAggatttggggttttgttttgttttgatttttttgcttGCAGTAGGCAGTGTTTCTTAATTACTCATTATTTAGCAGATATCGACAGATCCTTCTAATTCTCCCTATTCTGCCTCTTTCATCAAAACAGAGAGATGAAAGCAATGACTTGTATTGTCGGACATGTAACCAGTTTTTCAGTTCTTTTCATAACAAGAAAGAACACCTTATGGGAAAGCAACACTTACAGAATTTAACAGGTAGTGTTACAATAATTTTCAATGGTATGCTAGTCAAGCTAGCTTGCAATTCAAACAGACTATCAACTAGTAATGGTACTAATATAAGATGGTTCACAAATCTAGTGTATTAAATAGCTGGCTCTTAGAGCATGTAGGGTTTTCAAAGTTAATATAATCGGTGTCCCATTATAAGACCTGCCAGATTTTTCTCAAGTATATACTTtgtaactaaaaaaagaaaaatcattgtgctttcacatttttcattgactggaatttttttttttttttaataattaagtgTATTTAGAAATTAAAAACTTAGTGACTCATTTTTCTTAACAATTTTGtgagtttttaatattttatataatctgttttccCTCTAGTAGCCCAGTGACCTCACAAAATTCTAATTCATAGGCACTTCAGCTTATGCATCAGACAACTTTCAAGGAAAGGAATAATAAAATGTTCAAGAAATTGCTATTTCTAAAACGAGGCACAAAACTTCATTCTGTGATGGCCCTTGTCATAGATTAGTTATTTCAATGACAAAAGCACAGAGACTCTGATTCTTGCTTGTGATGGAGCGTGCTTTACTCATCCAGAATTTTCACCATCCTTTCAAACGTACCAAGTGATCTGTTTCATTTTCTCTGACACAATTTTCTTACGATTTCAGTACTAGTCGGACAACTGGGATTTTGGTTTCCTGCCACTGATAGCTTGACTAGTACTATCCACTCCTTCAGTTTGATATGACCTAGTCTTTCCACctttaaaaaattggaaaaatttGTCCttttgtgacacacacacacactaaaagattaaaaaaaattgagtagGCAGTTCCAGAAAACCAAAACCACTTTGATTTTAAAAGGATACAGGTGTTAAGTGTGAACAAGACACTTGCCTATCATATCACTTTCAAAACCCAGGCATTTCCTtattaatgtatttgcttttatttgtttgtttgcttcacATTGTAAATCTTAAGGAGCCCACATAATGAATACGTTATTCTTACTGAGAAAAGGAAATGCATATGGCATCGCAAcaaaataaccttaactctgataATAATGCTATTGGTTctacagtaattaaaaaaaatcacaaaacccTCTAGGGAAAAATAAATAGTGACATATGTACATATTAGTggttgggagggatagctcagtggtttgagcattggcctgctgaacccagggttgtgagttcaatccttgagggggccgttaaGGGAGCTGGGGCAATGCAATAATcggtttggggattggtcctgctttgaacaggaggttggactacatgaccttctgaggttccttccatcCCTGGTATTCTATTCTAAGtccatatacatatatatttatacaaaatCAACAATATTGTACTCTTTTACTATTAAAGTATATTTATAGCAGTTTTTCCAAGACAGACCAATTATAATTATTATACAAAAAAAATGTCTGCTGCCAATTGATAAATATATTTAACTGATCCTTGTGAGTTTATACTCGAAGATGAACTCTGAAAGTGTGTTTTGAACTTCAGAGCCTATAAAGCTCACTGATTGCAGAGGTACCATTGAGAGACCTGACTGCAGCAAGTACAACCATGCTTTTGAGTATGGGGTCTGAAATCCAGTCTATTAGATAGTTTAGGTGGGTTATCTGATGATAACATATGCTGAAAGGCCAGCTATTCTGCAGAAGCTTTGTGTTGGAGTCGTCTCTTTTTTTCCATGATTTAACAAAATGTAAATTACTGGCTCAATTTGAATTCATAAGGTCCCTTTTACACATCAAAGTTTTGCTAGTCTAATAAATGTTATATAATATCAAGTTATTTCTGGGGGGTGGTGGGAGGGTATGGTATAATCACCAATAAAGGGGGCAAGGGGAATACATCACCTATAAAATATCAACAGCTACCAGAACATTTTGTTTAGGATCGTTCACTATTTTTCTCTGTTGTGCGTGTAAGGAAATGTCGAATGCTGTTGCATGGTAATCGTTGGTATGTGGTGACTGTTTAGTGCTCACCACTGTACCATCTAAAAGTTTTATTTCATATAAAAACTTCAACTCCAGCCAGGCAAATCTTTGTTGTTCCAAAAATGTGGAATATGTTGTAACATTTTTGATTTAAGAAGAATTAGTTAATTTTTGAAACCtgtttcattgttttatttattttattcttttgtcCAGGAGAGTTTGAGAAAGAAACTGCTGAGTTCTCTAAACATCAGAAACTGCaagaagaaaaggaggaaaaagatGAGTCAGAAGAAGAAATTGACTCTACAGATGTGTTTCAGTTTGGGGGCCTGACCTTCCAGAAGAACTTTGCGTCATCTGATTTTTGTTCTTTGCAGGAGTTTATCTTCAGACTTCTGAAATGTAAGTTGTATATTCTGTAAAGTAAGTTGCAGAGAGAAGTCTTTTTTTATACTAAGGGTCATCAAACTGGAGCCAGAGGTGATCCCCATCACTAGGACAATGTTATTCAAGGCCCATTACCTCAGAACAGCCTCAGCCTCAGAAGAAATCGGTATCTAGTTCTTCAAAGTGTGGAGTGTGGAACTCCTCTACAGAAGGTCAGTCCTGTACCTTTGCCTCGCTGCTTCCTAGTATTAGCTCATACAAATACACCTGAGCTGTCAATTCAGTCCCCTCCCAGTGACTGTTGAGACTGCTACCTCGTTGGCTGCAGCAGAGTGGTTGTCCCTGATTCCTGCAGGTCAGCAACCTACATCTGTTCCAGCTATGCCAGAGGCTATGCTGTGGCTGTTAATACTGCCTTCACCTTTGCTTCAGGCTGACAACCGT
Encoded here:
- the LOC127048201 gene encoding high mobility group protein 20A-like isoform X8, with product MKGSVVPSILPPQKRKGGWPKGKKRKPPKEFSAPRAPTTGYVIFLNEQRIKTKATHPDLPFTEITKMLAAQWSQLSQAEKQKYIKEAEKDKQRYMKELKAYQDSEAYQAFLERRAVHKVKTLCGTISIGSRSENEALALSTVDRDESNDLYCRTCNQFFSSFHNKKEHLMGKQHLQNLTGEFEKETAEFSKHQKLQEEKEEKDESEEEIDSTDVFQFGGLTFQKNFASSDFCSLQEFIFRLLKFKEFELCELKRSLTKAYEEQESLKKQLEDLKNQQLKLEMDYASIKAYSGTLEKEFENLNMVPMLFQFHLQIVDTRLQSAGTRPGAEPWADCQHPRLAGGLSRSGGPDPDWLGAGWLECQTSSRRGQQLVFQAGRGPGPRLAGGRQPEPQTSIELRLPTLALD